In Sphingobacterium sp. PCS056, the following proteins share a genomic window:
- a CDS encoding GNAT family N-acetyltransferase — MKEEFINLSLTKNDQVNHFELHIGEYQAFIAFKERPTKIWLIHTESDPQLAGQGVATAIIEKTLHYLKDHHYTLFPLCPLVYAYIKKHPEWKAIVDPSFEGFEQDK; from the coding sequence ATGAAAGAAGAATTTATCAATCTATCCTTAACTAAAAATGATCAAGTGAATCATTTTGAGCTTCATATAGGAGAGTATCAAGCTTTTATTGCATTCAAAGAAAGACCTACCAAAATTTGGCTTATACATACGGAGTCCGATCCACAACTGGCCGGCCAAGGAGTCGCAACTGCAATTATTGAAAAAACACTTCACTATTTAAAAGATCATCATTATACACTGTTTCCTCTATGCCCCTTAGTATATGCCTATATTAAAAAGCATCCTGAATGGAAAGCAATAGTGGATCCCAGTTTTGAAGGATTCGAACAAGATAAGTAG
- a CDS encoding DEAD/DEAH box helicase: MQFQDLKLIAPILKALEAVGYTTPTPIQEQAIPIIFRKNDLLGCAQTGTGKTAAFAIPILQMLSYSKVKTAKKNIRALVLTPTRELAIQIEENFNQYSKDLPLKSLVVFGGVGQQPQRDALKRGVDVLIATPGRLLDLYGQGYIDLKHLEFFVLDEADRMLDMGFIHDVKKLIKIIPEKRQTLFFSATMPPEIQKLANHILVDPIKVEVTPESTTAEKIQQEVYYVKKNDKKDLLIHVLKEKNINHVLVFSKTKHGADRIVKDLAKKNIQSAAIHGNKSQSARQNALKNFKDRTLRVLVATDIAARGIDIDELAFVINYDLPNIPESYVHRIGRTGRAGKDGQAISFCDEEEYAFLLDIQKSIRMEIPLVEKHPYALHISGIAPKKPAAAKKSGRPASAGRNGQSSSNGNTGGNRRRTSSGPRSENRNRTTSRRRDS, from the coding sequence TTGCAATTTCAAGATTTAAAACTCATAGCTCCAATCCTTAAGGCATTGGAAGCTGTTGGATATACTACTCCTACCCCAATTCAGGAACAAGCAATTCCAATCATTTTTAGGAAAAATGATTTATTAGGTTGCGCTCAAACAGGAACCGGAAAAACTGCTGCTTTTGCTATTCCTATACTTCAAATGTTAAGTTATTCAAAAGTTAAAACTGCGAAAAAAAATATTCGTGCTTTAGTTTTAACACCAACACGCGAACTGGCGATTCAAATTGAAGAAAACTTTAATCAATATTCAAAAGATCTTCCACTCAAAAGTCTTGTAGTTTTTGGAGGTGTTGGACAACAGCCACAGCGCGATGCCCTAAAAAGAGGTGTGGACGTTCTTATTGCTACACCAGGTCGCTTATTAGACTTATATGGTCAAGGTTATATCGATTTAAAACATTTAGAGTTTTTTGTTTTGGATGAAGCTGACCGTATGTTAGATATGGGATTTATACATGACGTAAAGAAGCTAATTAAAATAATACCTGAAAAAAGACAAACATTATTTTTCTCAGCAACAATGCCACCTGAGATTCAAAAATTAGCAAATCATATTCTTGTTGATCCTATCAAGGTCGAAGTCACTCCAGAATCTACTACCGCAGAAAAGATCCAACAAGAAGTTTATTACGTTAAGAAAAACGACAAAAAAGATTTGTTAATCCATGTTTTAAAGGAGAAAAATATAAATCACGTGTTAGTTTTTTCTAAAACTAAACATGGTGCAGATCGTATCGTTAAAGATCTTGCAAAAAAGAATATTCAATCTGCGGCCATTCATGGAAATAAATCTCAAAGTGCCCGTCAAAACGCCCTTAAAAACTTCAAAGACCGCACCCTACGCGTATTGGTTGCTACCGATATTGCAGCACGTGGTATTGATATCGATGAGCTGGCATTTGTAATCAACTATGATTTACCCAATATTCCTGAATCATATGTACACAGAATTGGCCGTACAGGTAGAGCTGGTAAAGATGGTCAAGCGATTTCATTCTGCGACGAAGAAGAATATGCTTTTCTATTAGATATTCAAAAATCAATTCGTATGGAAATTCCTTTAGTGGAAAAACATCCCTACGCATTACATATCTCCGGAATAGCACCAAAAAAGCCTGCTGCAGCGAAGAAATCAGGAAGACCAGCATCTGCAGGCAGAAATGGACAAAGCTCTAGTAATGGAAATACTGGTGGAAATAGAAGAAGAACCTCATCAGGTCCAAGATCCGAAAATAGAAATAGAACTACTTCTAGAAGAAGAGATTCTTAA